The following coding sequences lie in one Arachis ipaensis cultivar K30076 chromosome B03, Araip1.1, whole genome shotgun sequence genomic window:
- the LOC110270347 gene encoding uncharacterized protein LOC110270347 translates to MKDMPFFLLKNSFGAKMKKGFRTLCNNDGSTSTLNQHNNISSPSKQSSPTLEDLILQLEMEEEMARKAKLNEYSSIRRGRMSCVNNSDILRSARNALNQYPRFSLDGRDAMYRSSFGTVEGRRSVCSERSLGGMLMEEEINDFEREMCLPTTVAGESVVWCKPGVVAKLMGLEAIPVPIGGSRRRTDDNKKREKNKLTMMSRRENLMRRRFERHHELERKIAMEMQQGYNGQHCIMKPVELEALAAGGPGIWQHRRYG, encoded by the coding sequence atgAAGGACATGCCCTTCTTTCTCCTCAAGAACTCCTTTGGTGCCAAGATGAAGAAAGGTTTCAGAACCTTGTGCAACAACGACGGTTCCACCTCCACACTCAACCAACACAACAACATAAGCTCCCCTTCAAAGCAAAGCTCTCCAACACTGGAGGATCTGATACTGCAACTTGAAATGGAGGAAGAGATGGCGAGGAAGGCCAAGCTCAACGAATACAGTTCCATACGAAGGGGAAGGATGTCTTGTGTGAACAACAGCGACATCTTGAGGTCTGCGAGGAACGCGTTGAACCAGTATCCAAGGTTTTCGCTTGACGGTAGAGATGCTATGTACCGATCCTCTTTCGGAACAGTGGAAGGAAGAAGATCGGTTTGCAGCGAGAGGAGTTTAGGGGGAATGTTGATGGAAGAAGAGATCAATGATTTTGAAAGGGAGATGTGTTTGCCAACAACGGTGGCTGGAGAGAGTGTCGTGTGGTGCAAGCCAGGGGTTGTAGCGAAGTTAATGGGTTTGGAAGCAATACCGGTTCCAATTGGTGGAAGCAGAAGAAGAACGGACGATaataagaagagagaaaagaacaAGTTGACGATGATGAGTCGGAGGGAGAATCTAATGAGGAGAAGATTCGAGAGGCATCATGAGTTGGAGAGAAAGATAGCAATGGAGATGCAGCAGGGGTATAATGGGCAACATTGTATTATGAAACCAGTTGAGTTAGAAGCACTGGCCGCCGGGGGTCCTGGAATTTGGCAGCACCGCAGATATGGTTAg
- the LOC107631215 gene encoding dormancy-associated protein 1: MVLLEKLWDDVVAGPQPDRGLGKLRKITTSQPLNIKAITSETDNKYQRSMSMPATPTTPGTPTTPLSATPRKPDNVWRSVFHPGSNSATKTIGSDYFDKPLPNSPTVYDWLYSGETRSKHR; this comes from the exons ATGGTTCTGTTAGAGAAGCTGTGGGATGACGTGGTGGCAGGGCCGCAACCAGATCGCGGGCTGGGGAAGCTGAGGAAGATCACCACCTCCCAGCCCTTGAACATCAAAGCCATAACATCTGAAACTGATAACAAGTACCAGAGATCCATGTCTATGCCCGCCACACCTACAACCCCTGGGACCCCAACAACACCGCTCTCTGCCACGCCGCGTAAACCTGACAACGTTTGGAGGAGCGTCTTCCATCCTGGCAGCAACTCCGCCACTAAGACCATCGGTTCTGATTACTTTGACAAACCACTCCCCAATTCTCCTACTGTCTATGACTG GCTCTACAGTGGTGAGACAAGGAGCAAGCACCGCTAA